ATTCTGGTACCAAGGTATTTTTCAATAAACGCGGGAAATTTCGCTTCGAGTTTCTTCACGTCTGTCCCGGGGGCAAGTACCACGTAATTATAAAATTCTGCCCTGGACCAGTCATCATATCCGTAATTTGGCTTGATGGATGAAAATGAAACCAGCATGTCAAATTTGATATGAGAATTATCAGGAATATCTTTAAAAACACCCGTTACCTTTTCTAACATGCTTCCATTCATGTCCAGCATTTTGCCCAGCGGATCTGTATCCCCGAAATATTTTTTTGCTGTGCTGGCAGAAATTACAATACTGTTGGGCTCTGTTAAGCAGGTTTTCCTGTCACCGGAGATTAACGGATAAGAGAAAACATTAAAGAAAGAAGCATCAGCCAGATACATATTATCTTCATTATATATCTTTTCACCGCCCTTGGCATCCTTATAAGAAAGAGTGTAAGCGGGCATAAATAAAGACACGGAAGCCAATCGGGTAAAATCGGCGACCTCCGGAAAATCTGCTTTCATGGCTGGGCCTACCGCCGGATGATTCGTGGCTGTGGCTGGTGTAACAGACTCGCTGCCTGGGTACGAAATGGGCACCCGGTAAATATTTGCTGCATTCTTATGAAACTGATCATAAGTTGATTCAAAATATACATACTGAAAAATGAAAAAACAGGCTGCGATTCCCATTGCCAGTCCAAAGATGTTGATGGCTGAAGATCCTTTGCTTTTCCAAAGATTTCTCCGGGATATTTTCAGATAATTTCCTAACATCTCAATGTATGTTTAGTATGATAGATTTTTAATCTCTTATTACCAGTTCAACTTTTTTGCACTGCGTATACCAATTAAGTGTTTTATATGTAAAATTCCTATATATAAGTGATGCATTTATTTAAAATTGTGAAATTTCGACAGAATGGAAGTAAATTTCATTGTCGGGCATTCTTGAAGTAAATTCTTTAAAACATAAAAACGGAAAGGTTTGCATTAATTGGGAACCATAAGGTTTTATTCCTTTATGCCCCGGGCAAAACAAGTATGTATCTAATTATGTCGGCTTTTTGGGATTAGTAAGATTCTATCTTCCTTGCGTCCGCGGCAATCCGTAGTCTGCCTGCCGGATTATTGTATTATTTTTTTGAATTGATGAAATTAAACATCATTAAATAAACTGAACAATGGCAACAAGTACAGTAAAATTCCACAGAGTAATAAAAGCACCTGTTAGCAAAGTTTTCAGGGCATTTTCCAGTGCCGATGCGATGACGTTTTGGCTGCCACCGTACGGTTTTTTGTGCACGGTACACGAAATGGATTTCAGCGTTGGAGGAAGTTACAGAATGTCTTTTCACAATTTTACAACAGAAAAAAGCCATTCTTTCGGTGGTCGTTATTTGGAAATAATTCCAGGCGAATTACTGAAATATTCCGACAAATTCGAAGACCCCAACCTTCCGGGGGAAATGACCACCACTGTTCAACTCAAAGAAGTAATGTGCGGTACGGAAATCAATATAACACAGGAAGGAATTCCAGAGCAGATTCCCGCAGAATTTTGTTACTTAGGTTGGCAGGAATCTCTGGAAAAGCTGATAAAACTTGTGGAACCTGTAATTAATGACTAGGTGATTTGATGTAAGTAAAAAATTATCTGGATATGAATACAACGCCTGAACACGACGCACGCATTGCAAAATTAACTTTTGCATCGGTGTATCCGCACTACATTACCAAAGTAAAAAGTAAAGGCAGAACCATTGAGGAGCTGCATCAGGTCATAGAATGGCTGACAGGATTTGATGACCAGAAACTGCAAGAACTCATTGATGAAAAAGTTACTTTTGAAACATTTTTCGAGAGGGCCGAACTGAACCCTAATGCGCAGCTAATCAAAGGAGTCATTTGCGGCTACCGGATAGAAGAAATTGAAAATTCACTGACCAGACAAACAAGGTATCTGGATAAGCTGATTGACGAATTGGCGAAAGGCAAAAAGATGGAAAAGATTTTAAGACAATAATTAAAAGCCGGAGTGATGGGAAAGATCAAGACCGCCAGCACATCAGTAGATGTAAAAGATTTTATAAATGAATATGCTGACAGCGAACAAAAGAAAGCCGACAGTTTTCGCTTGATAGAATTAATGCAGCAATGGTCTGGCTTTGAACCCAAAATGTGGGGACCTACAATTATCGGGTTCGGCAGCTATCATTATAAATATGCAACCGGACATGAAGGTGACGCACCGATTCTTGGATTTTCACCAAGAAAAGCAGCGTTTTCACTTTACGTTTTTTCTGCAACAGAAAAAAGCAAAAATTTGCTAACCGACCTGGGCAAATTCAAAATGGGCAAAGCCTGCATCTACGTGAAAAAACTCTCTGACATCAATGAGTCTGCATTGCAACAAATGTGCACAGAGTCAATCAATTACATTAATGAGCACTATGCATGTGCTTGCAGAATGAATTGATAAAAAATCAGAGGGCGGAAAAATTCAATCATAAATCTATTATTTCTGATGATTGTTATAACTCCGATTTAGCCCTTGATGATACACGAATGATGATTACCGGTTATTTCGGGAAATATTAATATATATAGTAATCAGGCGTCACTTGGGAAAACGTAGTTTCTCTTAGAGCAGACATTTGCGAAGAAGAAATAAAATTACTTTCAATATATTCGCGGTTTGAGCCAATCTGTATTAAGAAATTTCCTGCCGTTAATGGACAATAACAAACTTGGCACAAAGCCGCATTATCAAATATTGGATGGACTTCGCGGTGTAGCGGCAATTATCG
The nucleotide sequence above comes from Dyadobacter subterraneus. Encoded proteins:
- a CDS encoding SRPBCC family protein, with protein sequence MATSTVKFHRVIKAPVSKVFRAFSSADAMTFWLPPYGFLCTVHEMDFSVGGSYRMSFHNFTTEKSHSFGGRYLEIIPGELLKYSDKFEDPNLPGEMTTTVQLKEVMCGTEINITQEGIPEQIPAEFCYLGWQESLEKLIKLVEPVIND
- a CDS encoding DUF2200 domain-containing protein, with protein sequence MNTTPEHDARIAKLTFASVYPHYITKVKSKGRTIEELHQVIEWLTGFDDQKLQELIDEKVTFETFFERAELNPNAQLIKGVICGYRIEEIENSLTRQTRYLDKLIDELAKGKKMEKILRQ
- a CDS encoding DUF1801 domain-containing protein; protein product: MGKIKTASTSVDVKDFINEYADSEQKKADSFRLIELMQQWSGFEPKMWGPTIIGFGSYHYKYATGHEGDAPILGFSPRKAAFSLYVFSATEKSKNLLTDLGKFKMGKACIYVKKLSDINESALQQMCTESINYINEHYACACRMN